Genomic window (Muntiacus reevesi chromosome X, mMunRee1.1, whole genome shotgun sequence):
CAGGTCTACGCCCAGACTAGCTGTTGGGGCACTGCCACCGATCACCCCTGCCAAACAAATCCCACACAGAAGGTGAGGGGGCCAGGTCCAGCCCTGTTGACACCCTGTTTCCCATGGGAGAAGCggcctgagagcaaggctgagcccccagaagagagagagagagtcagagacagaggtttctgccctcacccctggcctcctccccacatatcaaaacccaggacactcacctgAGGGGCCAGGCCCTCTGGGCATGACTCCTCCCTTGTTACTGGCCAtgggctctgagtttcctgaatcCCGTGCCCCTCTGATGTAGAGGTTGGCGCTGCTGTGTTCTCCATGATGCATCCATGGACAAGATGGCCCTGGCCTGTCAGTGGtcagctaaaaacaaaaatttctcacTAATCTggagtaagggtgtgtgtgtgtgcacacgagcgtgtgtgtaccagtgcatttatatgtctgtgtcAGTCTGTGTGAGAGCTCGAGTGACTCAAGACGGAGCTGAGGCAGGGAAttggaaagagaattgaaaggctgatCACTTTAGCAAATTCTCTCTCAGTCAGCCCCAGGCCAGTaggcagagctgagctggggTCAACAGTTTGGCACTGAGAAACCTGGGCACCCTGCAAGGAAGGTTTGGGGAAGAGCTAGGAAGCAGGAAGCAGGAAAGTGATGCGTCTAAACACCGaagctctgtgaagcttttaaggggtcccctCAAATCAATTCAGCTATCAgctctcccttccactccagccccagcctcgtggaggaggctggaaacaggccaagggtggagaaccgagcccagcacacccgaagtgctaccttaacgtttgtccctagtaaaaggaTCCCAATCTggcatcctaatgacccagtgacCGAGGGCCACCCAATGACGACCCCTGAGGAATGGAGAGAGGGACAAGGGGTGAAGACCTGTGccgtggggagggtgggagggggaagagtggggagagaggaggggtctgGCCTACTCACTTGACCCTTTGGGAATGGGTCTCTATTTGGGTCGTTGTCTTCTCCCGACACCGCCATTGCTGCCACCAACTCCTGGGCTCGCCTAGCCACGGATTTCTTCCCAGCACCGGTGTGCTTGAACTCTTTGACTCCCGAAGGGACCAAggcctccttcttggacctcccgagCAGCGGGATGCCGGAGATTGGGGGGAAGGTGGCCGGTTCCAGGGGAGTGGCCGAgactccctgcccccaggaagggaaggttctCTCCATGGCAGGTTTGGAGATGCCCCCAAGGGATttcttctcctggacccccttcctcctAGGAGTGGGCCACGGCCCACTGCCTGTAGCGGCAGCTGCAGCAGCTGATACTACTGCCACTCCCGGGTAGCTGGACAGGCTGTTtcccttcccccagagcacgcTCTGCACTTTCTTAGGGGTAGAGatgtcctcctgctctgcaccgccctgcctgccctgctttTCCACAACTGAAATTAATCCTTGCGGAGCCGAGGACAGGCAAGTGCCTGGCACGTTAAGGAGATTCTCCCTGCCTTGGACATTCGAGCGTCTGGGTGTGTTCCCAGGATCCTCGGGGCTCTTGAGCTTGGCCCGGCCTCCGTCTTTGGGAGAAATGCTCACCCTCATCAACTCTATCTCACTAAACTCCTcagaggactcggggtcagacagCAGCCCGGCTGGATTTTCTGAAGGAGGCCACTGGTGATCCAcagccacgttcaacctactctttgtgcctcttttagggttcccccaggcccggcccgccTTGGGCCCGCCGACCCCGTTAGGGCCAGCCTCAGCCTGTGCCGCTTCCCCACACTTATGGGCGGCACCGCCTCGATGGCAAGGACGTTCCTCGAGGTCCCACAAGTCAGACACCTCGCCGACCGCGTAGCTCTCCTGGGACAGGTATCTGCTGATGCCCAGCACGTTCAGGTAGGCCATCTGCTGCAGGATGGCCGCCATtgactcgtcagccagctgcagggcatCGCCCTGGTCGTCGGCCGGGAAGCCAGACCGGCCTTCGCGGCCCCACAGCACCGGCCCTCCCGCTTCCAGCAGTTCCCGCTCTGACTCAAAGTCCTCAGGGTCTGGGAAGCCACCCCCGCCCTCACCCTCGCTGCTTCCAGTTGCCCCCGGctcagggccagggctggggccggggccggggccgggtccCTGCGGGGCTGTG
Coding sequences:
- the LOC136154489 gene encoding uncharacterized protein CXorf49 homolog, whose translation is MSSPDDEVSVSGAGFRSDCGERTSGLEASFTAPQGPGPGPGPSPGPEPGATGSSEGEGGGGFPDPEDFESERELLEAGGPVLWGREGRSGFPADDQGDALQLADESMAAILQQMAYLNVLGISRYLSQESYAVGEVSDLWDLEERPCHRGGAAHKCGEAAQAEAGPNGVGGPKAGRAWGNPKRGTKSRLNVAVDHQWPPSENPAGLLSDPESSEEFSEIELMRVSISPKDGGRAKLKSPEDPGNTPRRSNVQGRENLLNVPGTCLSSAPQGLISVVEKQGRQGGAEQEDISTPKKVQSVLWGKGNSLSSYPGVAVVSAAAAAATGSGPWPTPRRKGVQEKKSLGGISKPAMERTFPSWGQGVSATPLEPATFPPISGIPLLGRSKKEALVPSGVKEFKHTGAGKKSVARRAQELVAAMAVSGEDNDPNRDPFPKGQLTTDRPGPSCPWMHHGEHSSANLYIRGARDSGNSEPMASNKGGVMPRGPGPSGVIGGSAPTASLGVDLQANSLFREVLFAHIALPGNGSTFNSASKRYLADKFQIVESSIFLQEEQQLTSKAGEL